A section of the Primulina eburnea isolate SZY01 chromosome 1, ASM2296580v1, whole genome shotgun sequence genome encodes:
- the LOC140838595 gene encoding uncharacterized protein, producing MSRAQSLADPINDPIHIQNPNPSSDPISYTNPSPPSPSASRMNSSSTLPELPEDTVAADIPASTLKRHREDDTEADADEGASTDMPAAKRRVVATQDLIYRIVVPSRQIGKVIGKGGHRIQKVREDTKATIKIADAISRHEERVIIVSSKDSDNVFSDAENALHQIVTLILKEDCSGNVETAKVGAGHVAANTVRLLIAGSQAGGLIGVSGQNIENLRNSSGANITVLSPSQLPPYASAHESDRVVQISGDIPVVLRAVVEIGCQLRENPPKQVISISPTYNSGFHRQPQQYLDPASAEYVNLNLLVPENLVGGLIGRFGANISRIRNESGANIKVHGGRGEQTQRQIHLGGSAQQVALAKQRVDEYVYAELMRQAGGQLQQTSVQSQQLPIQQPMHGMSDALYQGYSNVHGLYTNSTHQAGMLPSLPTLYVPPAYNRTSSLLWPSPVQRPTIIGVRISLFLPCVDAWSFSEIFHVRVLYCLCYIMLFLKLVLVIGSDLF from the exons ATGTCTCGAGCACAAAGCCTCGCAGACCCAATTAATGACCCCATCCATATCCAAAATCCGAATCCGTCCAGCGATCCGATTTCCTATACTAACCCTAGTCCTCCGTCACCATCAGCGTCTCGCATGAATTCTTCATCGACTCTGCCGGAACTACCAGAGGATACTGTGGCGGCGGATATTCCGGCTTCAACGCTTAAGAGGCATCGGGAGGATGACACGGAGGCCGATGCAGATGAAGGGGCCTCAACAGACATGCCGGCAGCGAAGCGGCGTGTGGTTGCTACGCAAGACTTGATATATCGCATCGTTGTGCCGTCAAGGCAGATAGGAAAGGTCATTGGGAAGGGGGGCCATCGAATTCAGAAGGTTCGGGAGGATACTAAAGCTACTATTAAAATTGCTGATGCTATCTCG CGACATGAAGAGCGAGTGATCATCGTGAGTTCCAAAGATAGCGACAATGTTTTCTCTGATGCGGAAAATGCTCTTCATCAAATTGTTACCCTTATCCTCAAG GAAGACTGTAGTGGTAATGTGGAGACAGCGAAAGTTGGCGCCGGACATGTAGCAGCTAATACAGTGAGGCTTCTGATTGCTGGTTCTCAAGCTGGTGGTTTGATTGGAGTTTCAGGTCAAAACATAGAGAACTTGAGGAATTCCTCTGGAGCAAATATTACGGTTCTTTCTCCTAGTCAGTTACCTCCATATGCATCCGCCCATGAGTCAGATCGCGTTGTGCAG ATATCAGGAGATATCCCTGTTGTTCTTAGAGCTGTAGTTGAAATTGGTTGTCAACTTAG AGAGAACCCGCCGAAGCAAGTGATATCAATAAGCCCAACTTATAATTCTGGTTTTCATCGGCAGCCTCAACAGTACTTGGATCCTGCTTCTG CTGAATATGTTAACCTGAATTTGTTGGTTCCTGAAAATTTGGTGGGTGGGTTGATTGGGCGGTTCGGTGCTAACATCTCAAGGATCAGAAATGAGTCCGGAGCAAATATCAAG GTTCATGGTGGCCGAGGTGAACAAACACAAAGGCAAATCCATCTAGGTGGTAGTGCTCAACAG GTTGCTCTTGCCAAACAACGTGTTGATGAATATGTGTATGCTGAGTTGATGCGACAAGCAGGTGGTCAACTGCAACAAACTTCTGTTCAATCACAACAATTACCAATTCAGCAACCAAT GCATGGCATGTCAGATGCACTATACCAAGGTTACAGCAATGTCCACGGTCTTTATACCAACAG TACTCATCAAGCTGGAATGCTGCCTTCGCTTCCTACATTGTATGTGCCGCCAGCCTACAACAGGACAAGCTCCTTACTATGGCCATCACCCGTACAACGCCCCACCATTATAGGTGTTCGGATAAGCTTATTCCTCCCTTGTGTGGATGCCTggtcattttctgaaattttccATGTAAGAGTGCTATACTGTTTGTGctatattatgttatttttaaaactaGTTCTAGTGATTGGTAGTGATTTGTTTTAG
- the LOC140838603 gene encoding uncharacterized protein isoform X2 has product MSSSGSASSVIESVDTKFDASIVHGGVTRNSAGEPSQNSSLVVESNNNHQNGISLFQGLIEKVKRTVQGSADDIGWLQRDPDMPPVEDGNGRFTEILDDIRHGLHGLPNTMVYLLVPGLFSNHGPLYFVNTKTSFSKMGLTCHIAKIHSEASVDKNAKEIKDYIEELYWGSKKRVLLLGHSKGGVDAAASLSMYWDELKDKVAGLALAQSPYGGSPIASDILREGQLGDYFNVRKLMEILICKVIKGDMQALEDLTYERRKNFLREYHLPRELPVVSFHTEASISPVVLATLSRVAHAELPMFSPLASGSPTTLPVVIPLGAAMAACAQLLQIRYGEKSDGLVTCRDAEVPGSTVVRPKRKLDHAWMVYSSLDDDPSEANASQVCEALLTLLVETGQKKRHELTSKDE; this is encoded by the exons ATGTCTTCAAGTGGCAGTGCTTCATCCGTTATTGAATCAGTTGATACCAAATTTGATGCTTCAATAGTACACGGTGGAGTAACCAGGAACTCTGCTGGAGAGCCTTCTCAAAATTCTAGCTTGGTTGTGGAATCAAATAACAACCACCAAAATGGCATTTCCCTTTTTCAAGG CCTTATTGAAAAGGTCAAGAGGACAGTTCAAGGCTCTGCTGATGACATTGGATGGTTACAACGAGATCCGGACATGCCACCAGTTGAAGATGGAAATGGAAGATTTACAGAAATACTTGATGATATAAG GCATGGATTGCATGGGTTGCCAAACACAATGGTTTACTTGTTGGTCCCAG GTCTTTTCAGCAACCATGGGCCTCTTTACTTTGTGAATACAAAAACAAGTTTTTCAAAGATGGGCCTCACATGTCATATAGCCAAAATTCACAGTGAG GCTTCAGTAGATAAGAATGCTAAAGAGATAAAGGACTACATAGAGGAATTATACTGGGGTTCAAAGAAACGTGTTTTGCTACTTGGCCATAGCAAGGGGGGTGTCGATGCGGCTGCCTCTTTGTCCATGTATTGGGATgaactcaaagacaaggttgcGGGGTTAGCATTAGCACAAAGTCCATATGGAGGTAGTCCAATTGCTTCAGATATATTACGGGAAGGACAGCTTGGTGATTATTTTAATGTCCGTAAGCTTATGGAGATCCTGATTTGTAAAGTTATTAAG GGTGACATGCAGGCGCTTGAAGATTTAACGTACGAGAGGAGAAAAAACTTCTTGCGAGAATACCATTTACCTAGGGAGCTGCCCGTTGTTTCGTTCCACACAGAGGCTAGCATATCTCCAGTTGTTTTGGCTACATTATCTCGTGTGGCCCATGCAGAACTACCCATGTTTTCCCCTCTCGCTAGTGGTTCACCTACAACACTCCCTGTTGTGATTCCTCTCGGTGCAGCAATGGCTGCATGTGCTCAGCTgcttcagatcagatatggtgAAAAGAGTGACGGGCTCGTAACTTGTCGTGATGCTGAGGTTCCCGGTTCAACTGTTGTACGGCCAAAACGCAAGCTCGACCATGCTTGGATGGTGTATTCGTCGTTGGACGACGATCCATCAGAAGCCAATGCATCTCAAGTATGCGAAGCTCTTCTGACTCTGCTTGTAGAGACAGGGCAAAAGAAGAGGCACGAACTTACCAGCAAAGATGAGTGA
- the LOC140838603 gene encoding uncharacterized protein isoform X1, with the protein MDHRNAAGEESPLMENGSSTRNDRPGIPQLFTSVPSLNYAAACFAETTSIFTRCFTDVSVGPVSEDSDGPETLAFASGEAISLTPNRNMSSSGSASSVIESVDTKFDASIVHGGVTRNSAGEPSQNSSLVVESNNNHQNGISLFQGLIEKVKRTVQGSADDIGWLQRDPDMPPVEDGNGRFTEILDDIRHGLHGLPNTMVYLLVPGLFSNHGPLYFVNTKTSFSKMGLTCHIAKIHSEASVDKNAKEIKDYIEELYWGSKKRVLLLGHSKGGVDAAASLSMYWDELKDKVAGLALAQSPYGGSPIASDILREGQLGDYFNVRKLMEILICKVIKGDMQALEDLTYERRKNFLREYHLPRELPVVSFHTEASISPVVLATLSRVAHAELPMFSPLASGSPTTLPVVIPLGAAMAACAQLLQIRYGEKSDGLVTCRDAEVPGSTVVRPKRKLDHAWMVYSSLDDDPSEANASQVCEALLTLLVETGQKKRHELTSKDE; encoded by the exons ATGGACCATAGAAATGCCGCTGGCGAGGAATCGCCGTTGATG GAAAATGGAAGTTCGACGAGGAACGACCGGCCTGGTATTCCGCAGTTATTTACATCAGTACCATCTCTGAATTATGCTGCTGCTTGTTTCGCTGAAACAACTTCGATTTTCACGCGCTGTTTCACTGATGTTTCGG TGGGACCTGTGTCTGAAGACTCTGATGGGCCGGAAACGTTGGCGTTTGCTTCAGGAGAAGCCATATCTTTGACACCTAATCGGAATATGTCTTCAAGTGGCAGTGCTTCATCCGTTATTGAATCAGTTGATACCAAATTTGATGCTTCAATAGTACACGGTGGAGTAACCAGGAACTCTGCTGGAGAGCCTTCTCAAAATTCTAGCTTGGTTGTGGAATCAAATAACAACCACCAAAATGGCATTTCCCTTTTTCAAGG CCTTATTGAAAAGGTCAAGAGGACAGTTCAAGGCTCTGCTGATGACATTGGATGGTTACAACGAGATCCGGACATGCCACCAGTTGAAGATGGAAATGGAAGATTTACAGAAATACTTGATGATATAAG GCATGGATTGCATGGGTTGCCAAACACAATGGTTTACTTGTTGGTCCCAG GTCTTTTCAGCAACCATGGGCCTCTTTACTTTGTGAATACAAAAACAAGTTTTTCAAAGATGGGCCTCACATGTCATATAGCCAAAATTCACAGTGAG GCTTCAGTAGATAAGAATGCTAAAGAGATAAAGGACTACATAGAGGAATTATACTGGGGTTCAAAGAAACGTGTTTTGCTACTTGGCCATAGCAAGGGGGGTGTCGATGCGGCTGCCTCTTTGTCCATGTATTGGGATgaactcaaagacaaggttgcGGGGTTAGCATTAGCACAAAGTCCATATGGAGGTAGTCCAATTGCTTCAGATATATTACGGGAAGGACAGCTTGGTGATTATTTTAATGTCCGTAAGCTTATGGAGATCCTGATTTGTAAAGTTATTAAG GGTGACATGCAGGCGCTTGAAGATTTAACGTACGAGAGGAGAAAAAACTTCTTGCGAGAATACCATTTACCTAGGGAGCTGCCCGTTGTTTCGTTCCACACAGAGGCTAGCATATCTCCAGTTGTTTTGGCTACATTATCTCGTGTGGCCCATGCAGAACTACCCATGTTTTCCCCTCTCGCTAGTGGTTCACCTACAACACTCCCTGTTGTGATTCCTCTCGGTGCAGCAATGGCTGCATGTGCTCAGCTgcttcagatcagatatggtgAAAAGAGTGACGGGCTCGTAACTTGTCGTGATGCTGAGGTTCCCGGTTCAACTGTTGTACGGCCAAAACGCAAGCTCGACCATGCTTGGATGGTGTATTCGTCGTTGGACGACGATCCATCAGAAGCCAATGCATCTCAAGTATGCGAAGCTCTTCTGACTCTGCTTGTAGAGACAGGGCAAAAGAAGAGGCACGAACTTACCAGCAAAGATGAGTGA